The following are encoded in a window of Haloarcula halophila genomic DNA:
- a CDS encoding DHH family phosphoesterase → MDDWLIDDDRLSIERKSVLPGEGFFVPDSFEEEQAEAEAAETLADAGVVVIADPDADGLACTALIREAHGEGALLPAGPHELDEALAWTAEYAEPDATVFVCDLCPDSERDLAAIDDLTARVERVVWFDHHQWDEDLGALVDRAGVERTVGDSDEVCTADVALAELDHDFGERWADLAAVTRDHDLWIREDERSDDLADFSYWSDPEEYIEAVQAHGADLSPEVQEFLAEKRVEKEALIEKAVDRAELREVGEWTVGVTYGRCSQNEVAEALREQGADAAVIVKPAGSASIRGTDTFERAHEVAAQVNGGGHPKAAGCKPDIYDDMMDYAHHWTTHGAVAKQAIVDAFKRLPEDADEGMDTER, encoded by the coding sequence ATGGACGATTGGCTCATCGACGACGACCGGCTCTCCATCGAGCGGAAATCCGTCCTTCCCGGGGAGGGGTTCTTCGTCCCGGACTCGTTCGAGGAGGAACAGGCCGAGGCCGAGGCCGCCGAGACGCTCGCCGACGCCGGCGTCGTCGTCATCGCCGACCCCGATGCCGACGGACTCGCCTGTACTGCGTTGATTCGGGAGGCCCACGGCGAGGGGGCGCTCCTGCCAGCCGGCCCGCACGAACTCGACGAGGCACTGGCCTGGACCGCGGAGTACGCCGAACCCGACGCGACCGTCTTCGTCTGCGATCTCTGTCCCGACAGCGAACGGGATCTGGCGGCGATCGACGATCTCACTGCCCGTGTCGAGCGGGTCGTCTGGTTCGACCACCACCAGTGGGACGAGGACCTCGGCGCGCTCGTGGACCGCGCCGGCGTCGAGCGGACCGTCGGCGACAGCGACGAGGTCTGTACCGCCGACGTGGCGCTGGCCGAACTTGACCACGACTTCGGCGAGCGCTGGGCGGACCTGGCGGCGGTCACCCGCGATCACGACCTCTGGATCCGCGAGGACGAACGCAGTGACGACCTCGCTGACTTCTCCTACTGGTCCGACCCCGAGGAGTACATCGAGGCGGTCCAGGCACACGGCGCCGACCTCTCGCCGGAGGTTCAGGAGTTCCTCGCCGAGAAGCGCGTCGAGAAGGAGGCGCTGATCGAGAAGGCCGTCGACCGCGCGGAACTGCGCGAGGTCGGCGAGTGGACCGTCGGGGTGACCTACGGCCGCTGTTCACAGAACGAGGTCGCCGAGGCGCTGCGGGAACAGGGCGCTGACGCCGCCGTCATCGTCAAACCCGCCGGCTCCGCGTCCATCCGCGGGACCGACACCTTCGAGCGCGCCCACGAGGTCGCCGCCCAGGTCAACGGCGGCGGCCACCCCAAGGCCGCCGGCTGCAAGCCCGACATCTACGACGACATGATGGACTACGCCCACCACTGGACGACCCACGGTGCGGTGGCGAAACAGGCCATCGTCGACGCGTTCAAGCGACTGCCGGAGGATGCGGACGAAGGGATGGACACGGAGCGGTAG
- a CDS encoding TM2 domain-containing protein, which translates to MSTDEQPDPDSTTADTPVEEEPDGDETAAEPADGADEPPAPDGESDGGNDGPESRKSRRAAAVLAILLGGIGGHKFYLGRVEQGLVYLCLAWTLLPALAGVLEGVRYLRQSDEAFQRQYGG; encoded by the coding sequence GTGTCGACCGACGAACAGCCGGATCCGGACTCAACCACTGCGGACACACCCGTCGAAGAGGAGCCCGACGGAGACGAGACGGCCGCCGAGCCGGCAGACGGGGCCGACGAACCGCCCGCGCCCGACGGCGAGAGCGACGGAGGCAACGACGGGCCGGAGAGTCGAAAGAGCCGCCGCGCGGCCGCCGTGCTCGCGATCCTCCTGGGCGGGATCGGTGGGCACAAGTTCTACCTCGGCCGCGTCGAGCAGGGGCTGGTGTACCTCTGTCTCGCGTGGACGCTACTGCCCGCGCTGGCCGGTGTTCTCGAAGGTGTCCGGTATCTCAGACAGTCCGACGAGGCGTTCCAGCGCCAGTACGGCGGCTGA
- a CDS encoding DUF5807 family protein, whose protein sequence is MSKRTEFLAGERPEDVLFYLQEDAVSNPGALAEYAERVEDGHVLVLPGDDGRSAFQSATGIDPMGLAQAAMGTEGTIHDDLTGAVCPVADEEPEENHTTKFVFAFAEEQNEEVGGLYAEGDVVHAYAVCACGERYSDKWVVEE, encoded by the coding sequence ATGAGCAAACGGACGGAGTTTCTCGCCGGCGAACGGCCCGAGGACGTCCTCTTTTACCTCCAGGAGGACGCGGTGTCGAACCCCGGTGCGCTGGCGGAGTACGCCGAACGCGTCGAAGACGGCCACGTGCTCGTCCTCCCGGGCGACGACGGCCGCAGCGCGTTCCAGTCGGCGACCGGTATCGACCCGATGGGGCTCGCACAGGCGGCGATGGGGACGGAAGGGACGATCCACGACGATCTGACCGGCGCTGTCTGTCCCGTCGCCGACGAGGAACCCGAGGAGAACCACACGACGAAGTTCGTCTTCGCCTTCGCGGAGGAACAGAACGAGGAGGTCGGCGGCCTCTACGCCGAGGGCGACGTGGTCCACGCGTACGCCGTCTGTGCCTGTGGCGAGCGCTACAGCGACAAGTGGGTCGTCGAGGAGTAG
- a CDS encoding dCTP deaminase — translation MPADADYVTDLVHEPTQSDSPGIDLTVAEVYDVVEPGRVDFGGGELEPAGLTPHKRHKRDPDDDYEWWRLREGQYLIEYNESLADGVTATLQPRTEVVERGGSHPTLTVESLPRVPLSVGGAGLLLKENARVSTVLDR, via the coding sequence ATGCCCGCGGACGCCGACTACGTGACCGATCTCGTCCACGAACCGACCCAGAGCGACAGCCCCGGCATCGACCTGACCGTCGCCGAGGTGTACGACGTGGTCGAACCCGGCCGCGTCGACTTCGGTGGCGGCGAACTGGAACCCGCCGGTCTGACCCCACACAAGCGCCACAAACGTGACCCCGACGACGACTACGAGTGGTGGCGGCTCCGGGAGGGCCAGTACCTCATCGAGTACAACGAGTCACTGGCAGACGGCGTGACCGCGACGCTCCAGCCCAGAACCGAGGTCGTCGAACGCGGCGGGAGCCATCCCACGCTGACCGTCGAGTCGCTGCCCCGGGTACCGCTGTCGGTCGGCGGTGCCGGCCTGTTGCTCAAGGAAAACGCGCGGGTCAGTACGGTCCTGGACCGGTAG
- a CDS encoding BCCT family transporter, whose protein sequence is MAIRDSFDNFVAEMDRVVTGATLGTLLLFVVLWILQTELLRETVIPGVRTTMLSTLGPVFLTLMVGFVLFALVIIVGPWGGIRLGGPDATPTYSYRAYFTMFFSAGIAAGIVFWAPSEVLFHYSSPPPFVDASAGSAAAGAGALRTVFFHWGVSAWAAYVAIGLPIGYYAYNKGAPLRVSTLLLPFLGKENLSHPLAKLVDVLAVFATIGGLSTSVGLVSNQFLSGVEYQWGTQAASLDALLLVGGLTTVFTISVITGVKRGIRRIAGVNVVLFVAAGVLTLVVGPTAYILTEGSLALGSYVATFVQLSFAGLGGGSWFQSWTLFYWVWWFSWAPFAGLFLAAISRGRTLRTVAATGVFATGAATLMWFAIISSTALRLQETGAADILSVVNDVGYNVAGFPLFGALPLGEILLFLFMALIVTWIVTSADTSTLSVAILATKPGVAPGTATRLFWGVLQGTVGLVIILLGASDGLQSAAVITGGPFGLIALVGILGLALEFFRTDTEGQSIAVGAFGEGDD, encoded by the coding sequence ATGGCGATACGTGATTCGTTCGACAACTTCGTCGCGGAGATGGATCGTGTGGTAACCGGTGCGACGCTCGGGACACTGTTACTGTTCGTCGTGCTCTGGATCTTGCAGACCGAACTGCTCCGGGAGACCGTCATCCCCGGCGTCCGGACGACGATGCTCAGTACGCTGGGACCGGTCTTCCTGACGCTGATGGTCGGGTTCGTCCTGTTCGCGCTCGTCATCATCGTCGGTCCGTGGGGCGGGATCCGGCTGGGTGGCCCGGACGCGACCCCGACGTACTCCTACCGGGCGTATTTCACGATGTTTTTCTCCGCGGGTATCGCCGCCGGCATCGTGTTCTGGGCACCCTCCGAGGTGCTCTTTCACTACAGCTCGCCGCCGCCGTTCGTCGACGCCAGTGCGGGCTCTGCGGCCGCCGGAGCGGGGGCGCTCCGGACCGTGTTCTTCCACTGGGGCGTCTCGGCGTGGGCAGCCTACGTCGCTATCGGCCTCCCGATCGGCTACTACGCGTACAACAAGGGTGCCCCGCTCCGGGTGTCGACCCTGTTGCTTCCGTTCCTCGGGAAGGAGAACCTCTCGCACCCGCTCGCGAAACTCGTCGACGTGCTGGCCGTCTTCGCCACCATCGGCGGGCTCTCGACCTCCGTCGGGTTGGTGAGCAACCAATTCCTCTCGGGCGTCGAGTACCAGTGGGGCACGCAGGCGGCCAGCCTCGACGCCCTCCTGCTGGTCGGCGGCCTGACCACCGTGTTCACGATTTCGGTGATCACCGGCGTCAAGCGCGGTATCCGCCGGATCGCCGGCGTCAACGTGGTCCTGTTTGTCGCGGCGGGAGTGTTGACACTGGTGGTGGGGCCGACGGCGTACATCCTGACCGAGGGATCGCTGGCGCTCGGGAGCTACGTGGCGACGTTCGTGCAGTTGAGCTTCGCCGGCCTCGGCGGCGGCAGCTGGTTCCAGAGCTGGACACTGTTCTACTGGGTCTGGTGGTTCTCGTGGGCCCCCTTCGCCGGGCTCTTCCTCGCGGCCATCTCCCGCGGCCGGACGTTACGGACCGTCGCGGCGACCGGCGTGTTCGCCACCGGCGCGGCGACGCTCATGTGGTTCGCCATCATCAGCTCGACCGCGCTTCGGCTCCAGGAAACCGGGGCCGCCGACATCCTCAGCGTGGTCAACGACGTCGGCTACAACGTGGCCGGGTTCCCGCTGTTCGGCGCGTTGCCGCTGGGCGAGATACTCCTGTTCCTGTTCATGGCACTCATCGTCACCTGGATCGTCACGTCGGCCGACACCTCGACGCTGAGCGTCGCGATCCTGGCGACCAAACCCGGCGTTGCCCCCGGCACTGCCACCCGGCTGTTCTGGGGCGTGCTCCAGGGGACGGTCGGGCTCGTCATCATCCTGCTCGGGGCCAGCGATGGCCTCCAGTCAGCGGCCGTCATCACCGGCGGCCCGTTCGGACTCATCGCCCTGGTCGGCATCCTCGGGCTCGCCCTGGAGTTCTTCCGGACGGACACCGAGGGGCAAAGCATCGCCGTCGGCGCGTTCGGGGAGGGTGACGACTGA
- a CDS encoding 30S ribosomal protein S6e, translating to MAEFTVAVSDPESGHTYQIDVDEQDANRFIGRELGEEVDGAAVGLDGYSLELTGGSDTAGRPMRSDVRGTATKTILSAGGVGFEPTTDGERKRITVRGREVSDETRQINAKIVARGSEDVDALLGDDE from the coding sequence ATGGCTGAATTCACTGTCGCCGTCTCCGACCCGGAGAGCGGCCACACGTACCAGATCGACGTGGACGAACAGGACGCCAACCGATTCATCGGCCGCGAACTCGGCGAGGAAGTCGACGGTGCCGCGGTCGGTCTCGACGGCTACTCGCTGGAACTGACCGGTGGCTCGGATACGGCCGGGCGACCGATGCGTTCGGACGTTCGGGGCACCGCCACCAAAACCATCCTCTCAGCCGGCGGGGTCGGTTTCGAGCCGACCACCGATGGCGAGCGCAAGCGCATCACCGTCCGCGGCCGCGAGGTCAGCGACGAGACCCGACAGATCAACGCCAAGATCGTCGCCCGCGGCAGCGAGGACGTCGACGCGCTGCTGGGCGACGACGAGTAA
- a CDS encoding DUF7112 family protein, producing MPDRIPSDHDAVETHRVPVESIGRTDRPRVPLPDAVDLREDDVIALALDGDQYYARVETTFEGDLVLTRAGDNRRVAREGDGRNRLAEWIADTTVSYGGSAHLDVVTAGQEYGLRTPGTRTVYTVTGGPEDSLSDIASDLDG from the coding sequence GTGCCGGACCGGATTCCAAGCGATCACGACGCCGTCGAGACGCATCGCGTCCCCGTCGAGTCCATCGGCCGGACCGATCGACCCCGGGTCCCGCTGCCGGACGCGGTCGACCTCCGGGAGGACGACGTGATCGCACTCGCTCTCGACGGCGACCAGTACTACGCGCGGGTCGAGACGACCTTCGAGGGGGACCTCGTCCTCACGCGAGCCGGCGACAACCGCCGAGTCGCACGCGAGGGCGACGGCCGGAACCGCCTCGCCGAGTGGATCGCCGACACGACCGTCTCCTACGGCGGCAGTGCCCACCTGGATGTCGTAACCGCCGGCCAGGAGTACGGTCTGCGGACGCCGGGGACACGTACCGTCTACACTGTCACCGGCGGTCCCGAGGACTCCCTCTCGGATATCGCCAGTGACCTCGACGGCTAA
- a CDS encoding CheF family chemotaxis protein produces the protein MSESVIADFVAKFNSEVASRNDPIRGRVVLSQKRLVLAASEEDKLTISLDSVFDIAIGQVPPDLGDFFDSTVTVAFERNGKRLVAAIEADNDKIEKFGTVLFKAIINGTETTVKERARVGGRVSDEPFRTARLFLTPGTVEFRRDGGTFAIDLGTVTDFDRTTRDINGSSRPVLVVRHMQDGQAITTLAAIPSARKMSILGRYLRREYSELMEELQKVELTKDKKEVLVALYSTGDMGGMPLASILGKDSSQVSMVLQDLDNDGLVQNGEDGPTLTPKGKVVASRHLEDVNA, from the coding sequence ATGTCGGAATCAGTTATTGCGGACTTCGTCGCCAAATTCAACTCCGAGGTCGCCAGTCGGAACGACCCGATCAGGGGGCGGGTCGTCCTCTCGCAGAAGCGTCTCGTCCTGGCGGCCAGCGAGGAGGACAAACTAACGATCTCGCTGGATTCGGTGTTCGATATCGCGATCGGCCAGGTGCCGCCGGACCTGGGCGACTTCTTCGACTCGACGGTGACTGTCGCGTTCGAACGCAACGGGAAGCGACTCGTCGCCGCCATCGAGGCCGACAACGACAAGATCGAGAAGTTCGGCACCGTCCTGTTCAAGGCGATCATCAACGGCACCGAGACGACGGTCAAAGAGCGGGCCCGCGTCGGTGGGCGTGTCTCCGACGAGCCGTTCCGGACCGCTCGGCTGTTCCTGACGCCCGGGACCGTCGAGTTCCGCCGCGACGGCGGGACCTTCGCTATCGATCTGGGGACGGTGACGGACTTCGACCGGACGACCCGTGATATCAACGGCTCCTCCCGCCCGGTGCTGGTGGTCAGACACATGCAGGACGGCCAGGCGATCACCACGCTCGCTGCCATCCCGTCGGCACGCAAGATGTCGATCCTCGGCCGGTACCTCCGCCGGGAGTACTCCGAACTCATGGAGGAACTCCAGAAGGTCGAACTCACGAAAGACAAGAAGGAGGTGCTGGTCGCGCTGTACTCCACCGGCGACATGGGCGGGATGCCGCTGGCGAGTATCCTCGGAAAGGACTCCTCGCAGGTCTCGATGGTGCTTCAGGATCTGGACAACGACGGCCTCGTCCAGAACGGCGAGGACGGACCGACGCTCACTCCCAAGGGTAAGGTCGTCGCCAGCCGGCACCTCGAAGACGTGAACGCCTGA
- a CDS encoding ArsR/SmtB family transcription factor — protein MTGDWDPETIFDVLGSEEVRRVLAAANLEPVSVQQLADGLDASEPTIYRRVDVCQEYDLLTEDTRVDEDGNHYKIYETNLERVCLEPDGAGFEVTLELHREFVDREADAWEEPGDRS, from the coding sequence GTGACCGGAGATTGGGACCCGGAGACGATCTTCGACGTGCTCGGAAGCGAGGAGGTCCGACGGGTGCTCGCCGCGGCGAACCTCGAACCGGTGTCGGTCCAGCAGTTGGCCGACGGGCTGGACGCCTCCGAACCGACGATCTACCGGCGGGTCGACGTCTGTCAGGAGTACGACCTCCTGACCGAGGACACCCGCGTCGACGAGGACGGGAACCACTACAAGATCTACGAGACCAACCTCGAACGGGTCTGTCTGGAACCGGACGGGGCCGGCTTCGAGGTGACCCTCGAACTACATCGGGAGTTCGTCGACCGGGAGGCCGACGCCTGGGAGGAACCCGGCGATCGGTCCTGA
- a CDS encoding DEAD/DEAH box helicase, translated as MSRRADSEPTVAVAEVLPEFADAFPFERFNEMQSAALPALLNHDDNVVVSAPTASGKTALAEIAICRTLDAGGTALFLAPLRALTNEKESEWERFEELGYSVYVVTGERDLNPRRAERADILVMTPEKADSATRKHDSRRYQFITDVDCCVIDEVHLLDSDRRGAVLEVTVSRLRRLCSPRVVALSATMSNIDDVADWLDAGEATTFAFGDEYRPVPLNADVKTYTHGENAFADKYRRLYRALDLAEPHIREEGQALVFVSSRQDTVQAAKKARDELTERDVPMGARGDYDFHNDAADLSNDTLRQSVLDGVGFHHAGLAREDKNRVEQWFKEGKVQLLFSTSTLAWGVNLPARCVVIRDTKLHDPLEGEVDMSPLDILQMLGRAGRPGYDDRGYAWVVCDRGDADKYRKLLRDGKEIESRLAAELDAHLNAEIALGTIRDVDDVMDWLGTTFYYARAQSAPDEYAAGSALRERVSDTLSELVADGFVEQDGLAVEPTRLGQLASKFYLRLSTARRFADLAERCEAQAGGDEDPVDAEDLLRAVAGATEFDSVSARSDEEDAVHAVLGSTAEDLSAGQRKVLAILRSGMTGTTPSELKSDAWVIRQNALRLLAALRAFLDALAPGRFANLACRVEARVENGISEDAVGLTAIDGVGQGRARSLAAEGLRSPADVVEAGVDGVAAAGVASGVAEQVVANARKLPVVSVDWGTFPDSIAAGDRAMREVTVSNEGGDARATLRVTVNGREMTTKPSYLGEATLPVAVFGADTDELRFTVEVVFPDLPLAPITDSRTVSVR; from the coding sequence GTGTCACGCCGAGCCGACAGCGAGCCGACGGTCGCGGTCGCGGAGGTGTTGCCGGAGTTCGCCGACGCCTTCCCCTTCGAGCGGTTCAACGAGATGCAGTCGGCGGCGCTGCCGGCCCTGCTGAACCACGACGACAACGTGGTCGTCAGCGCGCCGACCGCCAGCGGCAAGACCGCGTTGGCCGAGATCGCGATCTGTCGGACCCTCGACGCGGGCGGGACGGCCCTCTTCCTGGCCCCCCTGCGCGCGCTCACCAACGAGAAAGAGAGCGAGTGGGAACGCTTCGAGGAGCTTGGCTACTCGGTGTACGTCGTCACCGGCGAGCGGGACCTCAACCCCCGCCGGGCCGAGCGGGCCGATATCCTCGTGATGACTCCCGAGAAGGCCGACTCGGCGACCCGGAAACACGACTCCCGACGGTATCAGTTCATCACCGACGTGGACTGCTGTGTCATCGACGAGGTCCACCTGCTGGACTCGGACCGCCGCGGGGCCGTCCTGGAGGTGACCGTCTCGCGGCTCCGGCGGCTCTGTAGCCCCCGTGTGGTCGCGCTGTCGGCGACGATGTCCAACATCGACGACGTCGCCGACTGGCTCGACGCCGGCGAGGCGACGACCTTCGCCTTCGGCGATGAGTACCGTCCAGTGCCGCTGAACGCCGACGTCAAGACCTACACCCACGGCGAGAACGCCTTCGCCGACAAATATCGGCGGCTCTACCGGGCGCTCGACCTGGCCGAACCCCACATCCGCGAGGAGGGCCAGGCGCTGGTGTTCGTCTCCTCGCGCCAGGACACCGTCCAGGCCGCGAAGAAGGCCCGCGACGAACTCACCGAGCGGGACGTGCCGATGGGTGCCCGCGGGGACTACGACTTCCACAACGACGCCGCCGACCTCTCGAACGATACGCTGCGCCAGTCGGTGCTGGACGGCGTGGGATTCCACCACGCCGGGCTCGCTCGCGAGGACAAGAACCGGGTCGAGCAGTGGTTCAAGGAGGGGAAGGTCCAGCTCCTGTTCTCGACGTCGACGCTGGCCTGGGGGGTGAACCTCCCGGCCCGCTGTGTCGTCATCCGGGACACCAAGCTCCACGACCCCCTGGAGGGCGAGGTCGACATGAGTCCGCTGGACATCCTCCAGATGCTCGGGCGGGCGGGCCGGCCGGGCTACGACGACCGCGGCTACGCCTGGGTCGTCTGTGACCGGGGCGACGCCGACAAGTACCGGAAACTGCTCCGGGACGGCAAGGAGATCGAATCGCGGTTGGCCGCGGAACTGGACGCTCACCTCAACGCCGAGATCGCGCTGGGGACGATCCGCGACGTCGACGACGTGATGGACTGGCTCGGGACGACCTTCTATTACGCCCGGGCGCAGTCCGCCCCCGACGAATACGCCGCCGGGAGCGCTCTCCGCGAGCGGGTCAGCGACACGCTCTCGGAACTGGTCGCCGACGGCTTCGTCGAGCAGGACGGCCTGGCCGTCGAACCCACCAGGCTGGGCCAACTGGCCTCGAAGTTCTACCTCCGGCTCTCGACCGCGCGGCGCTTTGCCGATCTGGCCGAGCGCTGCGAGGCACAGGCCGGGGGCGACGAGGACCCGGTCGACGCCGAGGACTTGCTCCGGGCGGTCGCGGGCGCGACGGAGTTCGACAGCGTCAGCGCCCGATCCGACGAGGAAGACGCCGTCCACGCGGTGCTCGGGTCGACCGCCGAGGACCTCTCGGCCGGCCAGCGGAAGGTCCTGGCGATCCTCCGGTCGGGGATGACCGGGACGACCCCCTCGGAACTGAAAAGCGACGCCTGGGTCATCCGCCAGAACGCCCTGCGCCTGCTGGCGGCGCTGCGGGCGTTCCTCGACGCGCTCGCGCCCGGTCGGTTCGCGAACCTCGCGTGCCGGGTCGAGGCTCGCGTCGAGAACGGGATCAGCGAGGACGCCGTCGGGTTGACGGCGATCGACGGCGTCGGCCAGGGCCGTGCCCGCTCGCTGGCCGCCGAGGGACTCCGGAGTCCCGCCGACGTGGTCGAGGCGGGTGTCGACGGGGTCGCTGCGGCCGGCGTCGCATCCGGCGTCGCCGAGCAGGTCGTCGCCAACGCTCGGAAACTCCCGGTCGTCTCGGTCGACTGGGGAACCTTCCCCGACAGCATCGCCGCCGGTGACCGGGCGATGCGGGAGGTGACCGTCAGCAACGAGGGCGGGGACGCCCGTGCGACGCTGCGCGTGACGGTCAACGGCCGCGAGATGACGACGAAACCGTCGTACCTCGGCGAGGCGACCCTGCCCGTCGCCGTCTTCGGCGCGGACACGGACGAACTCCGGTTCACCGTCGAGGTCGTGTTTCCCGACCTCCCGCTCGCGCCGATCACCGACAGTCGGACCGTCTCCGTCCGATAA
- a CDS encoding HAD family hydrolase yields MSEPPSAICFDMDGVLVQSEDHWVSVQRDHILPTAAPDDEIPVSAVTGRNYKEVYPDLAAEYDVVVSREEFEGLFEEAGERIYGEYATLLPGAHELLADLRSAGVALALTTSAPRDWMDVIDERFDLLSRFDATISAEEIDGPGKPEPDIYERGAAELGVDPTDSWAVEDSTAGARAAVAAGMTTVGFQGDGDETDLSMVDHVASDAAQLRAVLLGE; encoded by the coding sequence ATGAGCGAACCACCGTCAGCGATCTGTTTTGACATGGACGGCGTGTTGGTCCAGTCCGAAGACCACTGGGTCAGCGTCCAGCGCGATCACATCCTCCCGACGGCAGCCCCCGACGACGAGATCCCCGTCTCGGCGGTCACCGGCCGCAACTACAAGGAGGTGTACCCCGACCTCGCCGCCGAGTACGACGTCGTCGTCTCCCGGGAGGAGTTCGAAGGACTGTTCGAGGAGGCCGGTGAGCGGATCTACGGCGAGTACGCGACGCTGTTGCCGGGCGCACACGAGTTGTTGGCGGACCTGCGGTCGGCCGGCGTCGCGCTGGCGCTGACGACCTCGGCACCCCGGGACTGGATGGACGTCATCGACGAGCGGTTCGATCTCCTCTCGCGGTTCGACGCCACGATCAGCGCCGAGGAGATCGACGGTCCCGGCAAGCCAGAACCGGACATCTACGAGCGCGGAGCGGCCGAGTTGGGCGTCGATCCGACCGACAGTTGGGCCGTCGAGGACTCCACCGCGGGTGCGCGTGCGGCCGTCGCAGCCGGAATGACCACGGTCGGGTTCCAGGGCGACGGTGACGAAACCGATCTCTCGATGGTCGATCACGTCGCCAGCGATGCGGCTCAGTTGCGTGCCGTGTTGCTGGGCGAGTGA